From Desulfatitalea tepidiphila, the proteins below share one genomic window:
- the ubiG gene encoding bifunctional 2-polyprenyl-6-hydroxyphenol methylase/3-demethylubiquinol 3-O-methyltransferase UbiG, with amino-acid sequence MLTNIDPEEVAKFEAMADLWWQRRGEFKALHDINPVRLAYVRERAGLKGKSVLDVGCGGGLLAEAMAREGAQVTGIDMVPAALATARRHAAESGVRVEYRKGSAEAWAQRRPNAYDLVTCMELVEHVPEPASLVRACARLVRPGGSVFFATVNRTPLAYLLVIVAAEYLMGIVRKGTHRYRKFVRPDELKAWGEAARLQAAHVSGLRYLPVVGYARLCANTQMNYLMQFKLPAVPG; translated from the coding sequence ATGTTGACCAACATCGACCCCGAAGAAGTCGCCAAATTCGAAGCCATGGCCGATCTGTGGTGGCAGCGGCGCGGCGAGTTCAAGGCCCTGCACGATATCAATCCGGTGCGCCTGGCCTATGTGCGCGAACGCGCCGGATTGAAGGGCAAAAGCGTTCTCGACGTGGGCTGCGGCGGCGGATTGCTGGCCGAGGCCATGGCACGCGAGGGCGCCCAGGTGACCGGCATCGACATGGTCCCGGCGGCCCTGGCCACGGCCCGGCGCCATGCCGCGGAAAGCGGGGTGCGGGTCGAGTACCGGAAGGGCAGCGCCGAGGCCTGGGCCCAGCGCCGCCCCAACGCCTATGACCTGGTCACCTGCATGGAACTGGTCGAACACGTGCCCGAACCGGCCTCCCTGGTGCGCGCCTGCGCCCGCCTGGTGCGTCCCGGCGGCAGCGTGTTCTTCGCCACGGTCAACCGCACCCCGCTGGCGTACCTGCTGGTCATCGTGGCGGCCGAGTATCTGATGGGCATCGTGCGCAAAGGGACGCACCGCTATCGAAAGTTCGTGCGGCCCGATGAGTTGAAAGCCTGGGGAGAGGCCGCCAGGCTGCAGGCGGCCCATGTCTCCGGCCTGCGCTATCTTCCGGTAGTGGGATACGCGCGCCTGTGCGCCAACACGCAGATGAACTACCTGATGCAGTTTAAACTTCCGGCCGTGCCGGGTTAG
- a CDS encoding DUF1330 domain-containing protein, which yields MMKTVDASPEKLSQVMAAIPKDRPIVMLNMLKFRERAIYPDGTSDCSGREAYRRYSQVAAKMVAQVGGNPGGWMGAVHGTLIGPDGESWDSILLVEYPSIQAFKRMLATPEYQACTVHRMAALEDSRLICTVKSDRAA from the coding sequence ATGATGAAAACCGTCGATGCAAGCCCGGAGAAATTGTCCCAGGTAATGGCCGCCATCCCCAAGGATCGTCCCATAGTCATGTTGAACATGCTCAAGTTCCGGGAGCGCGCTATTTATCCGGACGGCACGTCCGACTGCTCGGGGCGCGAAGCCTATCGCCGCTACAGCCAGGTCGCCGCTAAAATGGTCGCCCAGGTCGGCGGCAATCCGGGCGGTTGGATGGGAGCGGTCCATGGCACCCTGATCGGCCCGGACGGCGAAAGCTGGGATTCGATCCTGCTCGTCGAGTACCCCTCCATTCAAGCCTTCAAGCGCATGCTGGCCACGCCCGAGTACCAGGCCTGCACCGTACACCGCATGGCGGCCCTGGAAGACTCGCGCCTGATCTGTACCGTGAAGAGCGACCGGGCGGCATAG
- a CDS encoding heavy metal translocating P-type ATPase, with protein sequence MLIEAADAPDPSRFKETDLYRECVAAGVVPASEADLDRIEREVDARRSQSQPPAEDADDRPTLAFEALVEGMWCPACAWVIGHALSRLEGAVGAVDCDFSTDRLRCRYDPVRITPLQIRERIERLGYRALSDEEASAGERGLRVDFVRLSISALLAVNVMMLSWALYAGFFTTIGVQDIAYISWPIFVMATIVMLYGGGPILRKAWSGVRHAAPGMEVLIMLGAGSAYLYSLVNWWQGSLHLYFDTASMLITLLLLGKLLETRAKQRVRHDLEGFLSLQPRKVRLCSQAHPKGRYVHIRQLAPGDLFSVGPGEVVPADGRVVQGQGRVNASAVTGEPRPAGVAAGDGVVSGSRVVDGDLVVRADRVGDDALLGQMIAVVRKGLSQRTTLEGRTDRWLLFFVPLMASLALATGGVGLLLGLRLDDALVRMVTVLVIACPCALGIAIPLARVAGIAGAGRRGLLVRDFQAFEQAGGIDTLVLDKTGTVTRGQWTLERIEAAAGIDPDWAVGLALGLETGVDHAVAHALRAHAARQTVRPIQVAGVEVHAEGIGGTHEGRTVRIGSRAFAAGPRNDPSDPGPQAGVLSEVVLSLDGRIAAIFYFGDTLRNGMKDTVDRWKARGLEPHLLSGDTDRATRSVAALIGIDQAKGGLLPQDKADYVRALQARGRRVAMVGDGINDAPALAQSDLAVAVHSGEPLARQAADVTLMRGDPAQLDAFMAWAGRVDRKVRQNLWCALVYNAVSIPVAMAGLLSPLVAVTAMLLSSLTVIGNTLLLVGRKREPEPRERSTSKTRAL encoded by the coding sequence ATGCTGATCGAGGCCGCCGATGCGCCCGACCCTTCCCGGTTCAAGGAGACCGATCTCTACCGGGAGTGCGTGGCGGCCGGAGTGGTGCCCGCTTCGGAAGCGGATCTGGACAGAATCGAGCGCGAGGTCGACGCGCGGCGCTCCCAATCCCAACCGCCTGCCGAAGATGCCGATGACCGGCCCACGCTGGCCTTCGAGGCCCTGGTCGAGGGCATGTGGTGTCCGGCCTGCGCCTGGGTGATCGGTCATGCCCTCTCACGCCTGGAGGGCGCCGTGGGAGCGGTGGACTGCGACTTCTCCACCGATCGCCTGCGTTGCCGCTACGACCCGGTGCGGATCACCCCCCTGCAGATCCGGGAGCGCATCGAGCGGCTGGGCTATCGCGCCCTGTCGGACGAAGAGGCTTCGGCCGGTGAACGCGGCCTGCGCGTCGACTTCGTGCGGCTCTCCATTTCGGCCCTGCTGGCGGTCAACGTCATGATGCTGTCCTGGGCGCTCTACGCTGGCTTTTTTACCACCATCGGGGTTCAGGATATCGCCTACATCTCCTGGCCGATCTTTGTCATGGCAACGATCGTGATGCTTTACGGCGGCGGGCCGATCCTGCGCAAGGCGTGGTCCGGCGTGCGCCATGCCGCGCCGGGCATGGAGGTGCTGATCATGCTGGGCGCCGGCAGCGCCTACCTGTACAGCCTGGTCAACTGGTGGCAGGGCAGCCTGCATCTCTATTTCGACACGGCCTCCATGCTGATCACGCTATTGCTTCTGGGCAAATTGCTCGAAACCCGTGCCAAGCAGCGGGTCCGCCACGACCTGGAGGGATTTCTCTCCCTTCAGCCCAGGAAAGTCCGTCTGTGCAGCCAGGCACACCCCAAGGGGCGGTATGTTCATATCAGGCAACTGGCGCCGGGGGATCTGTTCAGCGTCGGTCCGGGAGAAGTGGTGCCGGCCGACGGCCGCGTCGTGCAGGGGCAGGGGCGCGTGAATGCATCGGCGGTCACCGGAGAACCCCGGCCCGCGGGCGTGGCTGCGGGCGATGGGGTGGTGAGCGGCAGCCGGGTGGTCGACGGCGACCTGGTCGTTCGTGCCGATCGGGTGGGCGACGACGCCCTGCTGGGCCAGATGATCGCCGTGGTTCGCAAGGGCTTGTCCCAGCGCACGACGCTGGAGGGCCGCACGGATCGGTGGCTGCTCTTCTTCGTGCCGCTGATGGCATCGCTGGCCCTCGCCACCGGGGGCGTCGGTCTTTTGCTGGGCCTCCGGTTGGACGATGCCCTGGTGCGCATGGTGACCGTCCTTGTGATCGCCTGCCCGTGCGCCCTGGGCATCGCCATTCCGTTGGCACGCGTGGCCGGCATCGCCGGCGCCGGCCGCCGCGGCCTGCTGGTCCGGGATTTTCAGGCCTTCGAGCAGGCCGGCGGCATCGACACCCTGGTGCTGGACAAGACCGGCACCGTGACGCGCGGCCAATGGACGTTGGAACGCATCGAAGCCGCTGCCGGCATTGACCCGGACTGGGCCGTGGGCCTGGCCCTCGGCCTGGAGACCGGGGTCGATCACGCCGTGGCCCACGCGCTGCGCGCCCATGCCGCCCGGCAGACTGTCCGGCCGATTCAGGTGGCCGGTGTCGAGGTTCATGCCGAGGGGATCGGCGGCACCCATGAGGGCCGGACCGTTCGCATTGGCAGCCGGGCTTTTGCCGCCGGCCCTCGGAATGATCCTTCCGATCCAGGGCCCCAGGCCGGCGTCCTTTCCGAAGTGGTGCTGAGCCTCGACGGTCGCATCGCCGCTATTTTCTACTTTGGCGATACCCTCAGGAATGGTATGAAGGACACCGTGGATCGATGGAAGGCGCGAGGTTTAGAGCCGCACCTGTTGTCCGGGGACACGGATCGGGCCACCCGCTCGGTGGCGGCGCTCATCGGTATCGACCAGGCCAAAGGCGGACTCCTGCCCCAGGACAAGGCGGACTATGTCCGTGCGCTGCAGGCCCGAGGCCGGCGGGTGGCCATGGTCGGAGACGGGATCAACGATGCGCCGGCCCTGGCCCAATCCGATCTGGCCGTGGCCGTGCACAGCGGCGAGCCGCTGGCCCGCCAGGCCGCCGATGTCACCCTCATGCGCGGCGATCCGGCGCAATTGGATGCTTTTATGGCGTGGGCCGGCCGGGTGGACCGCAAGGTGCGCCAGAACCTTTGGTGCGCGCTGGTCTATAACGCCGTCAGCATTCCCGTTGCCATGGCCGGCCTGCTCTCGCCCCTGGTGGCCGTGACCGCCATGCTGCTCAGCAGCCTGACGGTGATCGGCAATACCCTGCTGCTGGTGGGCCGAAAACGGGAACCTGAGCCAAGAGAACGATCGACTTCGAAGACACGAGCCCTGTAA
- a CDS encoding aldehyde dehydrogenase family protein, translated as MEQYKLFIDGEFVDAASGETFESIDPGSGMPIAQVAKAGAADAEAAIDAARRAFDSGVWSGLTPAQRADKLNAFADQITQQTLRMAITESMDSGQIIGLAKYWGMLGSQMLRNFGHYAATRFPWQEEIPYAGNVFAPGRDYIRREPIGVCVGIIPWNFPMSMAFWKIGQAIAMGNTIVLKPASSTPLGALIIAEAAKAAGIPKGVVNVIAGPGGEIGHTLCTHPAVDKIAFTGSTEVGRQIMKMAADTVKKVTLELGGKSANIICEDADIDLAVEGALFGTFFHQGQVCESGTRVLVASKIYDEFLDKMKRRAEQLRVGYQLDPASQQGPLVNATQLATVERYVRLGQEEGAQVVAGGRRAEVAGLDGGFYYKPTIFGGVKNSMRVAQEEIFGPVVCVIKYDGEEEAVALANDSIYGLAGGVFSRSNARAERIARQIKTGTMWVNNYHSFGDFCPFGGYKQSGVGRELGHAGLAEYTQIKRMHFPASADHKSNFTMKLFSDDPKVPFVQYITPTLVLAGHGSLSSIYREVVRLGGRRAMILTDAGVRKAGLIEPVQEALAEFYAGIFDDISQDTDLATVDAAVALAREKGIDIIVSVGGGSVIDTGKAVCVTLKNGGKADDHVALMRLSEPQIPHIVIPTTSGTGSEVTNVAVIKSGSAGRKVYIIDNYITPNTAILDPQFTLTLPPGLTATTALDAMTHAVESLTSTMSNPICDGHALQAIRLIGQNLPKAVADGRDEQARSNLQIAATTAGWAFNIAQVGLAHAMAHTLGMLCNVPHGAACGIVLPAVMRYNADHATDKLALAAQALGVSIGALAPRDAAMAAADAVEKLMKACGHPMRLKEVGVTEEALAMAPFHAIADAAALFNARPVSDPNEIAELYKQVF; from the coding sequence ATGGAACAGTACAAACTCTTCATCGACGGCGAATTTGTCGACGCCGCCAGCGGAGAAACCTTTGAATCCATCGATCCGGGCTCGGGCATGCCCATCGCCCAGGTGGCCAAGGCCGGCGCAGCCGATGCCGAAGCGGCCATCGATGCGGCCCGGCGGGCCTTCGACAGCGGGGTCTGGAGCGGTTTGACCCCGGCCCAGCGGGCCGACAAACTCAACGCCTTCGCCGACCAGATCACCCAGCAGACCCTGCGCATGGCCATTACCGAATCAATGGATTCGGGCCAGATCATCGGGCTGGCCAAATACTGGGGCATGCTCGGTTCGCAGATGCTGCGCAACTTCGGCCACTATGCGGCCACCCGGTTCCCCTGGCAGGAGGAGATTCCCTATGCCGGTAACGTCTTCGCACCGGGCCGGGACTACATCCGCCGGGAGCCGATCGGCGTGTGCGTGGGCATCATCCCATGGAACTTTCCCATGAGCATGGCCTTCTGGAAGATCGGCCAGGCCATTGCCATGGGCAACACCATCGTGCTCAAACCAGCCAGTTCCACGCCCCTTGGCGCCCTGATCATCGCCGAGGCGGCCAAGGCGGCCGGCATTCCCAAGGGCGTCGTCAATGTCATCGCCGGACCCGGCGGCGAGATCGGTCACACCCTGTGCACCCATCCGGCGGTGGACAAGATCGCCTTCACCGGCAGCACCGAGGTGGGCCGGCAGATCATGAAGATGGCCGCCGACACGGTCAAGAAGGTCACCCTGGAGCTGGGCGGCAAGTCCGCCAACATCATCTGCGAGGACGCGGACATCGACCTGGCCGTGGAGGGCGCCCTGTTCGGTACCTTTTTCCACCAGGGCCAGGTGTGCGAATCGGGCACCCGGGTGCTGGTGGCCTCCAAAATCTACGACGAATTCCTGGACAAGATGAAGCGCCGCGCCGAACAGCTGCGGGTCGGCTACCAGCTCGATCCCGCCTCCCAGCAGGGTCCCCTGGTCAACGCCACCCAGTTGGCCACGGTGGAGCGCTATGTGCGGTTGGGCCAGGAAGAGGGGGCCCAAGTGGTCGCCGGCGGCCGGCGCGCGGAGGTGGCGGGCCTGGACGGCGGCTTTTACTACAAGCCCACCATCTTCGGCGGGGTGAAAAACAGCATGCGTGTCGCCCAGGAGGAGATCTTCGGACCAGTGGTCTGCGTCATCAAGTACGATGGCGAAGAGGAGGCCGTGGCCCTGGCCAACGACTCGATCTACGGCCTGGCCGGCGGCGTCTTTTCGCGCAGCAATGCCCGGGCCGAGCGCATCGCCCGGCAGATCAAGACCGGCACCATGTGGGTCAACAACTACCACTCGTTCGGCGACTTCTGCCCGTTCGGCGGCTACAAGCAATCGGGCGTGGGCCGCGAACTGGGCCATGCCGGCCTGGCCGAATACACCCAGATCAAGCGCATGCACTTTCCGGCCAGCGCCGACCACAAGAGCAACTTCACCATGAAGCTCTTTTCCGACGACCCCAAGGTGCCCTTCGTGCAGTACATCACCCCCACCCTGGTGCTGGCCGGCCACGGCAGCCTCTCTTCCATCTACCGGGAGGTGGTGCGCCTGGGGGGCCGGCGGGCCATGATCCTGACCGATGCCGGGGTGCGCAAGGCCGGCTTGATCGAACCGGTCCAGGAGGCGCTGGCCGAGTTTTACGCCGGCATCTTCGACGACATCTCCCAGGACACGGACCTGGCCACCGTGGATGCGGCCGTGGCCCTGGCCCGTGAAAAGGGCATCGATATCATCGTCAGCGTGGGCGGCGGGAGCGTCATCGACACCGGCAAGGCGGTCTGCGTCACCCTGAAAAACGGCGGCAAGGCCGACGACCACGTGGCCCTCATGCGCCTGAGCGAACCCCAGATCCCCCATATCGTCATTCCCACCACCTCGGGCACGGGCAGCGAAGTGACCAACGTGGCGGTGATCAAGAGCGGCAGCGCAGGGCGCAAGGTCTATATCATCGACAACTACATCACGCCCAACACCGCCATCCTCGATCCCCAGTTCACCCTGACCCTGCCGCCGGGCCTGACGGCCACCACGGCCCTGGATGCCATGACCCATGCGGTGGAGTCCCTGACCAGCACCATGTCCAACCCCATCTGCGACGGCCATGCCCTCCAGGCCATCCGACTGATCGGCCAGAACCTGCCGAAAGCCGTGGCCGACGGCCGGGACGAACAGGCCCGCAGCAACCTGCAGATCGCAGCCACAACGGCCGGATGGGCCTTCAATATCGCCCAGGTGGGGTTGGCCCACGCCATGGCCCACACCCTGGGCATGCTGTGCAACGTGCCCCACGGCGCGGCCTGCGGCATCGTGCTGCCGGCCGTCATGCGCTACAATGCAGACCATGCCACCGACAAGCTGGCCCTGGCCGCCCAGGCGCTGGGGGTGAGCATCGGCGCGCTGGCGCCGCGTGATGCGGCCATGGCCGCTGCCGATGCGGTGGAAAAGTTGATGAAAGCGTGCGGTCATCCCATGCGGCTGAAGGAGGTGGGGGTCACCGAAGAGGCCCTGGCCATGGCGCCGTTCCACGCCATCGCCGATGCGGCGGCCCTGTTCAACGCCCGGCCGGTTTCCGATCCCAACGAGATCGCCGAATTGTACAAACAGGTCTTTTAG
- a CDS encoding LysE family translocator, with translation MITWSQFGLFTAASLVLIFTPGPDIIYVMTRGMAQGRRAALAAAAGFSLGNFVHTFFAVIGLSALLAASATAFHIVKWAGAAYLIYLGVRMIRNASAADLSVQGPRMSGWAVFRQSIVANVLNPKVAIFFLAFFPQFIDTGRGAAHYQMMLLGTFFVLLTFVCFGLVGICSGWIGGWLRRNTKAEMRMGQIAGAILIVLGLSLAIPEN, from the coding sequence ATGATCACCTGGTCCCAATTCGGCCTCTTCACGGCCGCGTCCCTCGTCCTGATCTTCACCCCCGGCCCGGACATCATCTACGTGATGACCCGCGGCATGGCCCAGGGCCGCAGGGCCGCCCTGGCCGCAGCGGCCGGGTTCAGCCTGGGCAATTTCGTCCACACCTTCTTTGCCGTGATCGGCCTGTCGGCCCTGCTGGCCGCCTCGGCCACCGCCTTTCACATCGTCAAGTGGGCCGGCGCCGCCTATTTGATCTACCTCGGGGTTCGCATGATCCGCAATGCCTCGGCCGCCGACCTGTCCGTCCAGGGGCCGCGCATGAGCGGTTGGGCCGTTTTTCGCCAAAGTATCGTGGCCAATGTGCTCAATCCCAAGGTGGCCATCTTTTTCCTGGCCTTCTTCCCGCAGTTCATCGATACGGGCAGGGGGGCGGCTCACTATCAGATGATGCTGCTCGGCACCTTTTTCGTTCTGCTGACCTTCGTCTGTTTTGGATTGGTGGGAATCTGTTCGGGGTGGATCGGCGGGTGGCTCAGGCGCAACACCAAAGCCGAGATGCGCATGGGCCAAATCGCGGGCGCCATTCTGATCGTTTTGGGGTTGAGCCTGGCCATACCGGAAAATTAA